The following are encoded in a window of Miltoncostaea marina genomic DNA:
- a CDS encoding RNA-directed DNA polymerase: MPGDLERRHADRATVESVQDLRELLAGGASLEAIAAGLSALQTRGLERSELQVHVERMRAENASGRQDPALERNAQLALDLILGSSLPESLSWDAPRMAAVHAAHVLTEDVVHFSAEFAQRPSDLLPPRPIARVSAELLSELAHRAAATIRAGTAEPTPADFFRVPKDPFTTRPAALLAWNDRLLFESLASVYEDALVERLPKAARWPRGRRWGRFTPINETVATWAAPYVVRADVEAFYESVDHALLAELLDYHFPSTDQDAPRAVRTFLDAIMASGVGLPQGVAASDVFAGVYVAPLDLRLELDRWDWTRVGDDYWFPATSIDDARRRLATLEEWLQTLGLRLNGDKTLVLKAETFRRLERPRKNRIERHLERLRQAAGHAILEGDTNEIIERLRQQGVPEEQLWSVFYHGQTPLPDLIEDLRAQLAPQLVDLYDARLSEIVERVRRRDVPGERRAEMETELRDALSAFSGSDIQIEGDDVAVVLSWFPRLAPAFSGYLRHAEGEYLERVLPPLIDASTSDWISAWLVAAVEERPSVVVGSLADALERVVVHRADKPLSRVAAMRSIARVGTLSGETLARVWEEATPAVRSEIALSVFAEPHHYDVGEGRDVTRRYGALR, encoded by the coding sequence ATGCCCGGTGACCTGGAGCGGCGGCACGCTGACCGGGCAACCGTCGAAAGCGTGCAGGATCTCCGTGAGCTATTGGCGGGCGGCGCTTCCCTTGAGGCGATCGCGGCCGGCCTTTCCGCGCTGCAAACGAGAGGTCTCGAGCGCTCGGAGCTCCAGGTCCACGTAGAGCGTATGCGCGCCGAGAACGCCAGCGGCAGGCAGGATCCCGCCCTGGAGCGTAACGCCCAGCTTGCGCTCGACCTGATTCTGGGCTCTTCTCTCCCCGAGTCTCTTTCGTGGGATGCGCCCCGCATGGCCGCCGTCCATGCGGCCCATGTCCTCACCGAAGACGTTGTCCATTTTTCGGCGGAGTTTGCTCAAAGGCCTAGTGACCTTCTGCCGCCGCGGCCGATCGCCCGTGTCTCCGCGGAGCTACTGAGTGAGTTAGCGCACCGAGCCGCGGCAACAATCAGAGCAGGCACGGCGGAGCCCACACCTGCTGACTTCTTTCGAGTTCCAAAGGACCCCTTTACGACCCGTCCAGCGGCGCTCCTTGCGTGGAATGACCGCCTTCTCTTCGAGAGCCTCGCCTCCGTCTATGAAGATGCGCTCGTAGAGCGCTTGCCGAAGGCGGCGCGGTGGCCGCGCGGCCGGCGATGGGGCCGCTTCACCCCGATCAATGAGACCGTAGCAACGTGGGCCGCGCCTTACGTTGTGCGCGCGGACGTCGAGGCCTTCTACGAGTCAGTCGACCATGCCCTCCTGGCGGAACTCCTCGATTACCACTTTCCAAGCACTGACCAAGACGCGCCCAGGGCCGTTCGGACGTTCCTCGATGCAATAATGGCGAGCGGGGTTGGGTTGCCGCAAGGCGTTGCTGCGAGCGATGTCTTCGCTGGCGTGTATGTCGCACCGCTAGACCTGAGACTCGAACTGGACCGGTGGGACTGGACTCGGGTGGGCGACGACTACTGGTTTCCCGCGACGTCTATCGACGACGCTCGGCGACGACTTGCCACGCTGGAGGAATGGCTACAAACACTCGGCCTCCGCCTCAATGGAGATAAGACGCTCGTGCTGAAGGCTGAAACCTTCAGGCGCCTTGAGCGGCCCAGGAAGAACCGAATCGAGCGACATCTGGAGCGGCTCAGGCAAGCGGCCGGCCATGCCATCCTCGAAGGCGATACCAATGAGATCATTGAACGACTCCGGCAGCAGGGTGTACCGGAGGAGCAGCTATGGTCGGTCTTCTATCATGGCCAGACCCCCCTTCCGGACCTGATCGAGGACCTTAGAGCGCAACTTGCTCCTCAGCTTGTCGATCTGTACGACGCGCGGCTAAGCGAAATCGTTGAGAGAGTCAGGCGACGTGATGTCCCAGGCGAGCGACGAGCGGAAATGGAGACGGAACTCCGTGACGCGCTCAGTGCCTTTTCGGGGTCAGACATACAAATTGAAGGCGACGACGTGGCGGTAGTCCTCAGCTGGTTCCCACGTTTGGCGCCTGCATTCAGCGGTTACCTGCGCCATGCCGAAGGTGAATATCTTGAGCGCGTCTTGCCGCCATTGATTGACGCTTCTACGAGCGACTGGATAAGTGCCTGGCTCGTCGCCGCCGTGGAGGAGCGACCGAGCGTTGTTGTGGGGAGTCTCGCCGATGCGCTTGAGCGGGTTGTCGTGCATCGGGCAGACAAGCCGCTGAGCCGTGTCGCCGCCATGCGTTCCATCGCGAGAGTGGGCACGCTATCCGGCGAGACCCTGGCGCGTGTATGGGAGGAAGCGACTCCGGCCGTGCGGTCGGAGATCGCGCTCTCTGTGTTTGCTGAGCCGCATCACTACGACGTCGGTGAAGGGCGTGACGTGACGCGAAGGTACGGTGCGCTCCGCTAG